The nucleotide window TGTTTACCAATAAAATAGCCTTTTTATTCTGATAGCCGAAACTACCTGATGAAAAAAACAGACAAGCAATTGATAAAAAAATAATCAGCTTTAATTTCATTATAAAACAACAGCTTTTCGGAAAGATAAAAGTTTAAAAGTAGTAAAAACCACAAATTTTCAAATAAAAATCCGGCTATAAAAATACCGCTAAAAATCAAATGCATAATATTGCAACTGAAAAAAAATAAGCATTCATGCTGACAATCGGGCTTAAGGGAATAAAAATAAAAGCACCTGTGGGAGTTTATGGCTGGGAAAAAATGCAGGGACGTAAATACAATATTTACATAGAGCTTCATCTGAACATGGATGCTGGAGCCATGAAAGACTCACTTTCAAATACGGTGAATTATGAAGATGTTTATGAACTGGTTATCCGGGAATCAGAACATCCGCTGAATCTGGTTGAAAGCTTTTCGGCATTAATCGGGCAAAGAATACTTGAGAACTTTCAGTCTGTTGAAAAAGTT belongs to Sphingobacteriales bacterium and includes:
- a CDS encoding dihydroneopterin aldolase, whose product is MLTIGLKGIKIKAPVGVYGWEKMQGRKYNIYIELHLNMDAGAMKDSLSNTVNYEDVYELVIRESEHPLNLVESFSALIGQRILENFQSVEKVKIRIEKERPLPRANLEAVFIESEFVRK